The following proteins are co-located in the Dyadobacter chenwenxiniae genome:
- a CDS encoding FecR family protein produces the protein MHKELNYNIDDLLVKALLDEASVAEQIEINQWLSDSDDNQRYFEHFEMIWNQSKQLAAQSAVDEDAAWERFRKRTQKGREETPVIPLYVPKKSFGFLRVAALIAATLCTGWLAYVLFGQSTQSEMLTVRSGSQTVIDTLPDGSIVTLNKKSSISYPAEFSGGKREVALTGEAFFEVTKDKTKPFIISVNDMTVKVLGTSFNVKDNARKTEVIVETGLVEVAKNNEFVRISPKQKATVIKASPALVKDETEDDFYKYYRTNKLVCNDTPLWRLVEILNETYDASIVIGNERLNNMPINTTFDKKSLDSTLSLISETLTIKVEHKGEQIILK, from the coding sequence ATGCATAAAGAATTGAATTACAACATAGACGACCTGCTTGTCAAGGCCTTACTGGACGAAGCGAGCGTCGCAGAACAGATCGAGATCAACCAATGGTTGTCCGACAGCGATGATAACCAGCGTTATTTCGAACATTTCGAAATGATCTGGAACCAGAGCAAACAACTGGCGGCTCAAAGCGCAGTCGATGAAGATGCAGCCTGGGAGCGATTCCGCAAACGGACGCAGAAGGGTAGGGAAGAAACACCGGTCATCCCGCTTTATGTGCCGAAAAAGTCATTTGGTTTCCTCAGAGTTGCCGCGCTCATTGCCGCGACGTTATGTACGGGCTGGCTTGCCTACGTACTTTTTGGGCAAAGCACCCAAAGCGAAATGCTGACCGTTCGTTCGGGATCACAAACTGTGATTGATACACTGCCGGATGGGTCTATTGTGACTTTGAACAAAAAATCGAGCATTTCGTATCCTGCTGAATTCAGCGGCGGTAAAAGGGAAGTTGCATTAACGGGAGAAGCATTCTTTGAGGTTACCAAAGATAAAACCAAACCATTTATTATTTCAGTCAATGACATGACCGTGAAGGTTTTAGGGACAAGTTTTAATGTGAAAGACAATGCCAGGAAAACGGAGGTGATCGTTGAAACCGGGCTGGTGGAAGTGGCGAAAAACAATGAATTCGTACGCATTAGTCCCAAACAAAAAGCAACGGTCATTAAAGCCAGTCCGGCGCTTGTGAAGGATGAAACGGAAGATGATTTTTACAAATATTACAGGACAAACAAGCTCGTCTGCAACGACACGCCTTTATGGAGACTGGTTGAGATCCTGAATGAGACTTACGATGCCAGTATTGTGATAGGGAATGAACGATTGAACAATATGCCTATCAACACAACATTTGATAAAAAATCGCTGGACAGCACATTGAGCCTGATCAGTGAAACATTAACGATAAAAGTTGAGCACAAGGGAGAGCAGATCATTTTGAAATAG
- a CDS encoding RNA polymerase sigma-70 factor, with protein sequence MNVAIADHVTFLSRDREAEFERVFKAHFKGLHAYACTILRDDIMAEEMVQNVFCRLWEKTDHIEIKESVSGYLYRSVYHESLNYIKHLKVRDAYQTYAINQMEHSNNTAHPLELKELEQRLDSALKELPEKCRTIFQMSRFEELKYQEIADRLQLPLKTVENQMGKALRLLRLKLVDFLPASILLFFLS encoded by the coding sequence ATGAACGTAGCCATCGCGGATCACGTAACATTTTTGAGCAGGGATCGGGAAGCGGAGTTTGAAAGGGTTTTTAAAGCACACTTTAAGGGCCTGCACGCCTATGCCTGCACCATTTTGCGGGATGATATTATGGCCGAGGAAATGGTGCAGAATGTTTTTTGCCGGCTATGGGAAAAGACAGATCACATCGAAATAAAAGAATCGGTCAGCGGCTATCTCTATCGCTCGGTTTACCACGAAAGCCTTAATTATATCAAGCATTTAAAAGTCAGGGACGCCTACCAAACGTACGCAATAAACCAAATGGAACACAGCAACAACACAGCCCACCCTCTGGAATTAAAAGAGCTGGAACAGCGCCTGGACAGCGCATTGAAAGAATTACCCGAAAAGTGCAGAACGATTTTCCAGATGAGCCGCTTTGAAGAGCTGAAATACCAGGAAATCGCCGACCGCCTGCAATTGCCATTAAAAACGGTTGAAAATCAAATGGGCAAGGCGCTGCGTCTTTTGCGCCTGAAACTGGTTGATTTCCTGCCCGCATCCATCCTCTTATTTTTCCTCAGCTAA
- a CDS encoding KilA-N domain-containing protein, with translation MTTKNTSIQVAGQEIALININDNDFISLTDIAKHKNPESAGQIISNWLRTGFTVEFMGLWEQLHNPGFKLLEFDEFKNDAGSNSFVLSPKQWIKKRMLSA, from the coding sequence ATGACGACAAAAAACACATCCATCCAAGTAGCGGGTCAGGAAATTGCCCTAATCAACATCAACGACAATGATTTCATATCCCTCACCGACATTGCCAAGCACAAAAATCCGGAGTCGGCGGGACAAATTATCTCAAACTGGCTCAGGACGGGATTCACAGTTGAGTTTATGGGACTTTGGGAGCAACTGCATAATCCAGGTTTTAAACTACTCGAATTCGATGAGTTTAAAAATGACGCCGGAAGCAATTCGTTCGTTTTGTCTCCGAAACAATGGATTAAAAAACGAATGCTATCGGCCTGA
- a CDS encoding hydrogen peroxide-inducible genes activator, with protein MNIQQLEYIVAVDNYRHFVQAAEHCNVTQPTLSMMIRKLEEELSVKIFDRTKQPIVPTGIGREIIDQAKTILREASRMNEIAKHFNGDLSGELRIGIIPTIAPYLLPHFVNPFITNYPDIKLHVSEMITERIISELKLGNLDVGIIASLSEENSLQEIPLYKERFYAYVSENTDLYAKKYILPADIEPNELWLLEEGHCFRTQIQRLCELSRNSQFGSSFSYRSGSIETLIRMVEKNGGITILPEMAVMELSEERKKHIRSFQFPEPAREVCLVVNREQMKTRLIDALKTGITAYLPQEIFETNTALRIL; from the coding sequence ATGAACATTCAACAGTTAGAATACATTGTAGCCGTCGATAATTACAGGCATTTCGTACAAGCAGCCGAGCATTGCAATGTGACCCAGCCTACGCTTTCCATGATGATCCGTAAGTTGGAAGAGGAATTGTCTGTTAAAATATTTGACAGGACCAAACAGCCCATCGTTCCCACCGGGATAGGACGCGAGATTATTGATCAGGCCAAAACCATTTTGCGTGAGGCATCCCGAATGAATGAGATCGCCAAGCACTTCAATGGTGACTTGTCCGGCGAATTGCGGATTGGGATCATTCCTACTATTGCGCCTTATTTGCTGCCGCATTTTGTTAATCCGTTCATTACCAATTATCCGGATATTAAACTGCACGTCTCGGAAATGATCACGGAGCGCATCATTAGTGAGTTAAAACTGGGCAATCTGGATGTTGGAATCATTGCGTCACTGTCCGAGGAAAACAGCTTACAGGAAATTCCGCTATATAAGGAACGTTTTTATGCCTATGTTTCGGAAAACACAGATTTATATGCAAAAAAATACATTCTTCCCGCAGATATCGAGCCGAATGAGCTCTGGCTTTTGGAGGAAGGACACTGCTTTCGCACACAGATCCAGCGCTTGTGCGAACTCAGCAGGAACAGCCAGTTTGGCAGCAGCTTCAGTTACCGGTCAGGCAGCATTGAAACTCTGATCCGGATGGTTGAAAAAAATGGCGGCATTACGATTCTTCCTGAAATGGCGGTTATGGAGCTTTCGGAGGAGCGCAAAAAGCACATTCGGAGCTTCCAGTTTCCCGAACCTGCACGCGAAGTTTGCCTGGTGGTAAACCGCGAGCAGATGAAAACACGGCTTATTGATGCATTAAAAACAGGAATTACTGCATATTTGCCGCAGGAAATTTTTGAAACAAATACAGCATTGAGAATTTTATAA
- a CDS encoding class I SAM-dependent DNA methyltransferase, with product MSIDNTQKAYDKWSEQYDTNVNKTRDLEAVALRQILTDQFFESILEIGCGTGKNSQWLITRAKKLVGADLSAEMLGIAREKLSGTEATFIQADITQEWNFTQENFELITFSLVLEHIENLDFIFSEVSKKLTPDGKVYLGELHPFKQYSGSKARFETDEGQTVVPCYIHNVSDFTEAALKYGLKVEEIHEFFDDNDRTKIPRILALVFGKG from the coding sequence ATGAGCATTGATAATACGCAAAAAGCTTACGACAAATGGTCGGAGCAATATGATACGAATGTGAATAAAACACGCGATCTGGAAGCAGTCGCGCTCCGCCAGATTTTGACTGATCAATTTTTTGAAAGCATTCTCGAAATTGGCTGTGGAACAGGAAAGAATTCGCAATGGCTGATTACCAGGGCCAAAAAACTCGTAGGCGCAGATCTTTCAGCAGAAATGCTCGGCATAGCCAGGGAAAAATTATCCGGCACCGAAGCCACATTCATCCAGGCCGACATTACCCAGGAATGGAATTTCACTCAGGAAAACTTCGAACTGATCACATTCAGCCTGGTTTTGGAACATATCGAAAACCTGGACTTCATTTTCAGTGAAGTAAGCAAAAAACTAACTCCCGACGGAAAAGTTTATTTGGGCGAGCTTCACCCGTTTAAACAATATTCCGGCTCCAAGGCCCGCTTTGAAACCGACGAAGGCCAAACCGTAGTCCCTTGCTACATCCACAATGTCTCCGATTTCACAGAAGCAGCGCTGAAATATGGATTGAAAGTCGAGGAAATTCACGAGTTTTTTGATGATAACGACCGGACGAAGATTCCGAGGATTCTAGCTTTGGTTTTTGGGAAGGGTTAA
- a CDS encoding ATP-binding protein — MFFPRDIYPQLLAHLSRRQITVLTGMRRTGKTSLVKQLLSQSDIPQKHYFDLERIDTRVLFAEPNYETIIYALTQRGTDFTKKVLIAIDEIQLVPNLPSVLKYLYDTYDVKFIVTGSSAYYMKNQFSESLAGRKKIFEIFPLNFGELLSFNNVKAVTLDFDQSARYVDAEYERLKMYYDSYINFGGFPEVVLADSVAEKKDLISDILSSYINFDLALLSNIRDPTNLFKLIKLLSVRIGTKLDVSKLTSLIGITRPTAENYLDLLEKSYLIKTIPVLSTSPDREIVKARKVYFLDNGIASLSGELGSGSKFENAVFNQLLHKGEVAYYQLKTGREIDFIVDKDYCFEVKETATEADLKNVQSLAKNLEITKSFVIGRHPVRNFDGFIWGGFIR; from the coding sequence ATGTTTTTTCCGAGAGATATTTATCCACAACTACTCGCTCATCTTTCCAGACGGCAAATTACAGTCTTAACTGGCATGCGAAGGACAGGTAAAACCTCTCTCGTAAAGCAACTGTTATCTCAATCCGATATCCCTCAAAAGCATTATTTTGATCTTGAAAGAATAGATACCCGGGTACTTTTTGCCGAACCTAACTATGAAACGATCATATATGCATTGACGCAACGAGGAACCGATTTTACTAAAAAGGTGCTGATCGCCATTGACGAAATTCAGTTAGTCCCGAATCTTCCCAGTGTTCTGAAATATTTATACGACACATATGATGTTAAGTTCATAGTGACAGGATCCAGCGCGTACTACATGAAAAATCAGTTTTCGGAGTCGCTTGCTGGCAGGAAGAAGATTTTTGAAATTTTCCCGTTGAATTTTGGGGAATTACTTTCCTTTAATAACGTGAAGGCAGTTACATTGGACTTTGACCAGTCGGCCAGATATGTAGATGCTGAGTACGAAAGGCTAAAAATGTATTATGATAGTTACATCAATTTTGGCGGATTTCCGGAAGTGGTTTTGGCTGATTCGGTCGCTGAAAAAAAGGATCTGATAAGTGACATTTTAAGTTCGTATATTAATTTTGACCTTGCGCTGCTTTCTAACATCCGTGACCCGACCAACTTATTTAAATTAATCAAGTTGCTGTCTGTTCGTATTGGTACGAAGCTGGACGTGTCAAAACTGACTAGTCTAATAGGCATTACCCGGCCGACTGCTGAAAACTATCTCGACCTGTTAGAGAAAAGCTATCTGATCAAAACGATTCCGGTCCTTTCCACTAGTCCTGACAGGGAAATTGTGAAAGCCAGAAAAGTTTACTTTCTGGATAATGGAATTGCGTCGCTGTCAGGAGAACTGGGAAGCGGCTCGAAATTTGAGAATGCGGTTTTTAATCAATTGTTGCACAAAGGAGAAGTGGCTTACTATCAACTCAAAACCGGAAGGGAAATTGACTTTATTGTGGACAAAGATTACTGCTTTGAAGTGAAAGAAACCGCAACGGAGGCAGATTTGAAGAATGTTCAGTCCCTTGCTAAAAATTTGGAAATCACCAAGTCCTTTGTCATAGGAAGGCATCCGGTCAGGAACTTTGACGGATTCATCTGGGGAGGATTTATTCGTTAA
- a CDS encoding DNA polymerase/3'-5' exonuclease PolX: MSNPEIVEILELTAKLMELHGADPFKIKGYSIAAFYLDKYKEGELQHMTEQELTKLQGIGKSTAGKIAQIAKTGTFPELEELLSNTPLGVMEMFNIKGIGPKKIAVLWQELGIDNLHELELACLNGTVAKLKGFGGSIQQKIIDSLAFLKDQAGKLRMDKAEVIAEMIVTELKKSFEQVEVAGDIRRRAEIVDTIKILVGTDSPALLQTFIGEIEILVQDEKRSSPFVWRGNVQDVMVDIEIVAAKPDRVVNELFIETSDALHLGYPTPSGGTIWRQAYYGEAENEEVIYQKAGLPYIVPEMREGANEFIWAETHSTDQLVTWDDLKGILHNHSTYSDGQHTLEQMALYCRELGFEYLGIADHSQTATYAQGLKIEDVIRQHQEIAKLNARFASENPEKPFKILKGIESDILGDGSLDYPTEILASFDYIVASVHSNLTMSLEKATTRLLKAIENPYTTILGHPTGRLLLSREGYPIDHKAIIDACAEHQVVVEINASPWRLDLDWRWISYCMEKGVLLSINPDAHSKEGYFDMRYGVAVARKGGLTKDMTFNAFDLERMEEYLKSRLDLFK; the protein is encoded by the coding sequence ATGAGCAATCCTGAAATTGTAGAGATCCTGGAATTAACCGCCAAATTGATGGAACTGCACGGTGCGGACCCTTTCAAGATCAAAGGATATTCGATCGCGGCTTTCTATCTGGATAAATATAAGGAAGGGGAGCTCCAACATATGACGGAACAGGAGCTTACCAAATTGCAGGGAATTGGTAAAAGCACTGCCGGCAAGATTGCTCAGATTGCAAAAACAGGAACATTTCCGGAGCTTGAAGAACTGCTTAGCAACACGCCGCTCGGCGTGATGGAGATGTTCAATATCAAAGGCATCGGACCTAAAAAAATTGCCGTGTTATGGCAGGAACTTGGCATCGATAACCTGCATGAACTTGAACTGGCTTGCCTGAACGGCACCGTTGCCAAGCTCAAAGGTTTTGGTGGGAGCATTCAGCAAAAGATCATTGATTCACTCGCCTTTCTGAAAGACCAGGCTGGTAAATTGCGGATGGATAAGGCAGAAGTGATCGCTGAAATGATCGTTACGGAGCTGAAAAAGAGCTTCGAACAGGTGGAAGTGGCTGGTGATATCCGGCGCAGGGCCGAGATTGTGGATACAATCAAAATCCTGGTTGGGACAGATTCGCCGGCTTTGCTGCAGACATTTATTGGTGAAATTGAAATTCTTGTTCAGGACGAAAAACGGTCATCACCTTTTGTTTGGCGCGGTAATGTGCAGGATGTGATGGTTGATATTGAAATCGTCGCTGCCAAGCCGGATCGTGTTGTGAATGAATTGTTTATTGAAACTTCCGATGCATTGCATCTCGGTTATCCGACGCCGTCCGGCGGCACGATCTGGCGGCAGGCATATTATGGAGAGGCAGAGAATGAAGAGGTTATATATCAGAAAGCGGGGCTGCCTTACATTGTCCCGGAAATGCGTGAAGGCGCCAACGAATTCATCTGGGCAGAAACGCACTCCACGGATCAGCTCGTTACCTGGGATGATCTGAAAGGGATTTTGCATAATCACAGCACATATTCGGACGGTCAGCATACATTGGAACAAATGGCGCTGTATTGCCGTGAGCTGGGTTTTGAATATCTGGGGATAGCCGATCACTCGCAAACCGCCACTTACGCGCAAGGCCTGAAAATCGAAGACGTCATTCGCCAGCACCAAGAAATCGCGAAATTGAATGCACGTTTCGCATCCGAAAATCCGGAAAAACCATTCAAGATTTTAAAAGGAATAGAATCCGACATTTTAGGGGACGGCTCACTGGATTACCCAACCGAAATCCTCGCCTCATTCGATTACATTGTCGCATCCGTGCACAGCAACCTCACGATGTCGCTCGAAAAAGCCACCACGCGCTTGCTGAAAGCCATTGAAAATCCATATACAACCATTTTAGGCCACCCAACCGGCCGCCTCTTGCTTTCAAGAGAAGGTTACCCCATTGATCATAAGGCAATTATCGACGCCTGCGCCGAGCACCAGGTTGTCGTTGAAATCAATGCCTCCCCCTGGCGCCTCGACCTCGACTGGCGCTGGATCTCTTATTGCATGGAAAAAGGCGTCCTCCTAAGCATCAACCCCGACGCCCATTCCAAAGAAGGCTATTTTGATATGCGTTACGGCGTGGCTGTGGCAAGAAAAGGAGGGTTGACGAAGGATATGACTTTCAATGCGTTTGATTTGGAAAGGATGGAGGAGTATTTAAAGAGTAGGTTAGATTTGTTTAAATAA
- a CDS encoding AGE family epimerase/isomerase — protein MSLDQLKNYRSEIHNHLTTELLPFWETRCVDKENGGFITHFDNAGNDSGEDEKSLIAQTRTVFTFSSAHRAGYGDGRYAAVASHGVDFLINKMWDAENGGFYWLMDRKGNVKIDEKIVYGHSFAIYSLAEYTLATGDPRGLEYAEKVFDLLQIHGADTYYGGYFEMFHRNWELKGKGPAGGDRKTLDAHMHLMEAFTTLYEASQKQVHKRKLMEIIELLLNKIMHPQYKTGIPQFWADWTVAPQIKFDIIWGWDRFSEDGMKSSAEDNTSYGHNVEFAWLLMHALDIAGVPYDAYQEQLLASYDHAVEHGIDWEFGGVYVEGSHAGEVYDREKEFWQQAEVIIGMLDAYRVYGDEKYLKAYNATHRFVFDHMIHHEVGEWLPLLTRQGEPIWKHMSHSWKVNYHSVRSMVQGIVRLDKLIAQAE, from the coding sequence ATGAGCCTTGACCAGTTAAAAAATTACCGCAGCGAAATCCACAACCATTTAACAACCGAATTGCTTCCTTTTTGGGAAACCAGATGTGTAGACAAAGAAAATGGTGGGTTCATCACCCATTTCGACAATGCTGGAAATGACTCCGGCGAAGACGAGAAATCGCTCATTGCCCAAACCCGGACCGTTTTTACATTTTCTTCAGCGCATCGGGCCGGTTATGGCGACGGTCGTTATGCTGCCGTCGCGAGCCACGGCGTTGATTTCCTGATCAACAAAATGTGGGATGCGGAAAATGGTGGGTTTTATTGGCTGATGGACCGCAAAGGCAACGTGAAGATTGATGAGAAAATCGTTTACGGACACAGTTTCGCCATTTATAGTCTGGCCGAATACACATTGGCAACGGGCGATCCGCGCGGTTTGGAATATGCGGAAAAGGTTTTTGATTTACTACAAATACACGGCGCAGACACTTATTATGGTGGTTACTTCGAAATGTTCCACCGCAACTGGGAGCTGAAAGGCAAGGGTCCCGCCGGCGGGGATCGCAAAACGCTGGATGCGCACATGCATTTGATGGAGGCGTTTACAACATTGTATGAAGCAAGCCAGAAACAGGTGCATAAGCGCAAGCTGATGGAAATCATTGAGCTGCTTTTGAATAAAATCATGCATCCCCAATATAAAACGGGTATTCCGCAGTTTTGGGCAGACTGGACGGTTGCGCCGCAGATCAAGTTTGACATTATCTGGGGCTGGGACCGGTTTTCGGAGGATGGCATGAAAAGCTCGGCCGAAGACAACACAAGTTACGGCCATAACGTCGAGTTTGCGTGGCTCCTCATGCATGCGCTGGACATTGCAGGCGTGCCTTATGACGCATATCAGGAACAACTCCTGGCTTCCTATGATCACGCGGTGGAGCACGGCATCGATTGGGAGTTTGGCGGCGTGTATGTAGAAGGCTCGCATGCAGGCGAGGTTTATGACCGTGAAAAGGAATTCTGGCAGCAAGCGGAAGTGATCATTGGGATGCTGGATGCTTATCGCGTTTATGGTGATGAAAAATATCTGAAAGCTTATAATGCCACCCACCGTTTCGTATTTGACCACATGATCCATCACGAAGTGGGCGAATGGCTGCCGTTATTGACGCGCCAGGGAGAGCCGATCTGGAAACATATGAGCCATTCCTGGAAGGTGAATTACCATTCTGTCCGTTCGATGGTGCAGGGCATTGTGCGGCTGGATAAGCTCATTGCACAGGCTGAGTAA
- a CDS encoding CsbD family protein, whose product MSAFTQQVKGNWNELKGKFKQQYADLTDDDLLYEDGKEDELLGKLQKKLGKTREEVESEVDRWSR is encoded by the coding sequence ATGAGTGCTTTCACACAACAAGTAAAAGGAAACTGGAATGAACTGAAAGGTAAATTCAAGCAACAATACGCAGATTTGACCGACGATGACCTGTTATATGAAGATGGAAAAGAAGATGAGCTTCTTGGAAAACTTCAAAAAAAATTAGGTAAGACCCGTGAAGAAGTTGAAAGTGAAGTAGATAGATGGTCAAGATAG
- a CDS encoding 3-hydroxyacyl-CoA dehydrogenase family protein, with amino-acid sequence MNPNEIPVGIVGLGLMGCSIVTCLLIAGHPVVAVAPVSADMLHAEKRIREHLENAKEKGLIENDPDFYFQNLIITEDYNQLKPCRIVNECTIENIDIKESVYKKVEAVIAPDALLSSNTSAIPISQLQKLTLHPERFLGLHWTEPAHTTRFLEVICGDETDIKNAEYLYGLSHKWGKEPILVRKDIAGFITNRLMYAMYREAISLVENGYATIEDVDRSCRNNAGYFMTLVGVFRWMDLTGVPAYHTVMKNLLPTLNNSTQVPELIDKVVREGGRGVANSQGFYDYEPGEAEVWEETFKEFTYEIRQLALKYPADVVKKRLAEKREG; translated from the coding sequence ATGAATCCAAATGAAATACCGGTCGGCATAGTTGGTCTGGGACTAATGGGCTGCAGCATTGTTACGTGCCTGCTGATCGCCGGCCATCCGGTGGTTGCGGTTGCGCCGGTCAGCGCCGATATGCTTCATGCGGAGAAACGCATCCGGGAACATCTTGAAAACGCAAAGGAAAAAGGACTGATCGAAAACGATCCCGATTTTTATTTCCAAAATCTGATCATTACAGAAGATTATAACCAACTGAAACCGTGCAGAATCGTCAATGAATGCACGATTGAAAACATTGATATTAAAGAGTCTGTTTATAAAAAAGTGGAAGCGGTTATTGCGCCGGATGCCTTGTTATCCAGCAACACGTCTGCAATCCCCATCAGCCAGTTACAAAAGTTAACGCTTCATCCCGAGCGATTTCTGGGTTTACACTGGACCGAACCTGCGCATACAACGCGGTTTCTGGAAGTGATCTGCGGGGATGAAACCGACATCAAAAACGCAGAATATTTGTACGGACTTTCGCACAAATGGGGCAAAGAGCCGATCCTGGTGCGAAAAGACATTGCCGGATTTATTACCAACCGGCTTATGTACGCCATGTATCGTGAGGCGATCAGCCTGGTTGAAAACGGTTACGCGACCATTGAAGACGTTGACCGCTCCTGCCGCAACAATGCAGGTTATTTCATGACACTCGTTGGCGTGTTTCGCTGGATGGATCTCACTGGAGTTCCGGCTTATCACACGGTTATGAAAAACCTGCTTCCCACATTGAACAACAGCACCCAAGTCCCTGAACTCATCGACAAAGTCGTTCGCGAAGGTGGCCGCGGCGTAGCCAATTCCCAAGGCTTCTACGACTATGAGCCTGGCGAAGCCGAGGTCTGGGAAGAAACATTTAAAGAATTCACTTATGAAATCCGGCAGCTGGCGTTGAAATATCCTGCGGATGTGGTGAAGAAGAGATTGGCTGAGAAGCGGGAAGGCTGA
- a CDS encoding type II toxin-antitoxin system RelE family toxin gives MELVFEKAFVKELKRCPDYIQRQGAIVLNTIRAVEHIMDIPDCSLIQGKGNNAYYRIHVGGYRIGLKYHEGTIKIVSIITMQSRGDIY, from the coding sequence ATGGAACTAGTTTTTGAGAAGGCTTTTGTAAAAGAACTAAAACGCTGTCCCGATTACATCCAACGGCAGGGCGCCATTGTTTTGAACACGATTAGGGCTGTGGAACACATTATGGACATTCCGGATTGTTCGCTGATCCAGGGGAAAGGCAACAATGCGTATTACAGAATCCACGTCGGCGGTTACAGGATTGGCCTGAAATATCATGAAGGCACGATTAAAATCGTTTCGATCATTACCATGCAGTCCCGAGGTGATATCTATTAG
- a CDS encoding cytochrome ubiquinol oxidase subunit I, producing the protein MDDFIAARSQMALSLGFHIIFSCIGMVMPFFMAVAHYYWLRTNNIVYKNVTKAWSKGVAIFFATGAVSGTVLSFELGLLWPEFMKHAGPIFGMPFSLEGTAFFIEAIALGFFLYGWDRFNKWFHWFTGVIVGISGLASGILVVAANAWMNSPAGFDFVNGQYINIDPIEAMFNDAWFSQALHMTIAAFVATGFAVAGVHALMILRGQNVLFHTKSFTIAAIFGCVAAILQPLSGDISAKDVAIRQPAKLAAMEAHFHTEKSAPLIVGGIPDEENKKVDYAIKLPGFLSFLAHGDFTSEVTGLDKIPEENQPPVAITHYAFQIMVGMGMAMMLVAVLYFLALWKKKHWLTSPWLLKLFVAATPLGFIAVEAGWTVTEVGRQPWIIHNVMRTADAVTPMPGITYSFYLFSAVYVSLAVIVIFMLYRQIKMVGTLYDKPQ; encoded by the coding sequence ATGGATGATTTTATAGCTGCCCGATCTCAGATGGCCCTTTCGCTGGGCTTTCACATTATATTTTCCTGCATTGGCATGGTCATGCCGTTTTTTATGGCCGTTGCACATTATTACTGGCTGAGGACCAACAACATCGTCTATAAAAATGTGACAAAAGCATGGAGCAAAGGCGTCGCGATCTTTTTTGCTACGGGCGCCGTATCTGGAACGGTCCTTTCTTTTGAACTCGGCCTCTTATGGCCGGAATTCATGAAACATGCAGGCCCTATCTTCGGAATGCCGTTCTCGCTGGAAGGAACGGCATTTTTTATTGAAGCCATCGCCCTGGGATTTTTTCTTTACGGCTGGGACCGGTTCAATAAATGGTTCCACTGGTTTACCGGGGTCATTGTGGGCATAAGCGGCCTTGCTTCGGGAATCCTTGTAGTGGCCGCCAATGCGTGGATGAACAGCCCGGCCGGTTTTGACTTTGTCAACGGCCAGTACATCAACATTGATCCCATTGAAGCCATGTTCAACGACGCCTGGTTCTCGCAGGCGCTTCATATGACAATCGCTGCATTTGTGGCGACCGGCTTTGCAGTGGCCGGTGTTCACGCGCTAATGATTCTGAGAGGACAAAATGTGCTTTTTCATACCAAATCTTTCACCATTGCAGCCATTTTCGGGTGTGTGGCGGCGATTCTGCAACCATTAAGCGGGGATATTTCAGCCAAAGACGTTGCCATCCGTCAGCCAGCCAAGCTTGCCGCAATGGAAGCGCATTTTCATACAGAAAAATCTGCGCCGCTGATCGTTGGCGGGATTCCTGATGAGGAAAATAAAAAGGTAGATTATGCCATTAAATTGCCTGGCTTCCTGAGCTTTCTGGCGCATGGCGACTTCACATCGGAAGTTACAGGTCTGGATAAAATCCCGGAAGAAAATCAGCCGCCCGTTGCGATCACACATTATGCCTTCCAAATTATGGTCGGGATGGGTATGGCCATGATGCTGGTTGCAGTCCTTTATTTCCTGGCGCTTTGGAAAAAGAAACACTGGCTGACCAGTCCATGGCTTTTGAAATTGTTTGTGGCCGCAACGCCACTGGGGTTTATTGCCGTGGAAGCTGGATGGACGGTGACGGAAGTGGGGCGGCAGCCCTGGATTATTCACAATGTTATGCGCACCGCCGACGCCGTTACCCCAATGCCCGGCATCACCTACTCATTCTATCTTTTCAGCGCCGTCTACGTCTCACTGGCTGTAATCGTAATTTTCATGCTCTACCGCCAGATCAAAATGGTCGGAACGCTATACGACAAACCGCAATAA